The Terriglobales bacterium DNA segment CTTCTCCCACTGCCGGAGCTGGCGCGCATAGGTGGCTTGCATCGCCAGGCTGCGATCGAAGGTCAGGCGGTCGTTGTTGTTGACCACAGGGGTTACATTGATACCCTGGGCGGGCGTGAGGTTCACACCCAGCAGCAGTCCGAGCTCGTTCTTGTGCTGGGCTGAGGCTGCCAGGCCGGGAAGAAGAAGGAACAGGGCAAGGCTTGCGAGGATGCGGCGGTTCAATGACTTCATCGGTCTCCTAGGAATCGGTCCAGAAGGACAACGAAGGTTCGATGATTGAGGCAGGGGAAGGTGACAAACATGGTTCCCCGGGCTTGGGACCAATTGAATTCGCTTTTTATTCGCCCTGTGGAGAAAACCTGTGTATAATCGGCGGCAGAAGTTGAGAGCACTCAAGGGCCGCCTGTTCCGCTTCCGGAACGGAAAGCCCGCGGCGGGGCCCGCAACCGGCAGGTTGGGTTATGGTAGGCGGCTTCCAGACTGTCGGCGGAATGCGGCTGCTGACTGCCGACGGCTCTAATTAAAGGAGAGACTCAATGGCAGACGAACGGACACGGGCGATTGACCTGGCGCTGTCGCAGATCGAGAAGCAGTTCGGCAAGGGCTCGATCATGCGCTTGGGCTCGCGGGAGGCGATTGTTCCCATTTCGATCATCCCCACCGGGGCGATTTCGTTCGACGCCGCCCTGGGTGTAGGCGGCTTCCCGCGCGGGCGCGTGGTCGAGATCTTCGGCCCGGAGTCCTCGGGCAAGACCACCATCGCGCTCCAGGTCATCGCCGAGGCGCAGAAAGCCGGCGGCATGGCCGCCTTCGTGGACGCCGAGCACGCCCTCGACCCCGGCTACGCCAAGAAGCTGGGCGTGGACGTGGATAATCTCCTGGTCTCCCAGCCCGACTACGGCGAGCAGGCGCTGGAGATCGCCGAAGCCCTGGTCCGTTCGGGCGCCATTGACGTGCTGGTGGTGGACTCGGTCGCCGCTCTGGTCCCCAAGGCCGAACTCGACGGCGAGATGGGTGACAGCCACGTCGGACTGCAGGCCCGCCTGATGTCGCAGGCGCTGCGCAAGCTCACCGGCATCGTTTCCAAGTCGCGCACCTGCCTCATCTTTATCAACCAGATCCGCGAGAAGA contains these protein-coding regions:
- the recA gene encoding recombinase RecA translates to MADERTRAIDLALSQIEKQFGKGSIMRLGSREAIVPISIIPTGAISFDAALGVGGFPRGRVVEIFGPESSGKTTIALQVIAEAQKAGGMAAFVDAEHALDPGYAKKLGVDVDNLLVSQPDYGEQALEIAEALVRSGAIDVLVVDSVAALVPKAELDGEMGDSHVGLQARLMSQALRKLTGIVSKSRTCLIFINQIREKIGVMFGNPETTTGGRALKFYSSVRIDIRRIAAIKEGDSVIGSRTKVKVVKNKCAAPFRDAEFDILYGEGISREGDVLDLAVVHNLVEKSGSWFSYKGERIGQGRENARQFLKDNRDILAKLEADVRRAVGLVHEKPQAAPGPVAVEAGKGAAGRR